Part of the Candidatus Methylacidiphilales bacterium genome is shown below.
CAACGGTTGAATGCCGCGCCGTTACGCTCCTCGCAATGACTCGTCCACGCACAGATTTTCCACCAATACCCGGGAAAATCCAAAAGAAATTGAACCACGGATAAACGTAGATAAACACGGATTAGCCCCAATACCTTCAACCAATTCAAGCAACCGTTTGGCCACAAAAGAACACAAAAAACGCAAAGTACAGGGAAGTTTCGGCAGTTTTTGAGTTCTTTGCGCTCTTTCGCGGCAATCCAGAAACCAGCTTATGAGCATGGAGTGGATCGCCACGACCCAACTCCGACATGTGTCGCGAGTAAAAAGCGTCCGCCGTGGCGGACGCACTCCAAAATTTCCTGTTCATTCCCGCTCAAAACAGCTTTTTTGAAAGGTTTGGGTTCTCGCGATGACGAAGGCCGCATCCATCCGTCATCTCACGGCGTATAGACCACTAGGTCTTGTCCTGCCGGTCGCCAGACTGGCGGCGGCCGGGGTCAAACGGATCCATGAATTGTCCGGCCAGTGTCGGCGGAACTTTTCTTTCGATGCCGTAGGCGGTGGGCCAATGTTTCGGCAGCCATGCGGTGCCGAAGATACGGTCGATCAGCGGGAAAATGAACGCAAAATTTTGATCGCGATGCTCGTCGTTGGAATGGTGCCAGTGGTGAAAGCCGGGGGATGAAATCAGCCATTCCAGGGGTCCCAGGCGGACCCGGATATTGGCATGAATAAAAAAATTCCAGATTGCCGAGATGATCGCCACCATCGCCACGGCGGGATCAATATTCGGCCCGACCGTATTTGCAAGTCCAAGGAGATAAATGGGGGCCAGTCCTGCCAGACGCATGAACACGATGTCGAAAGGATGTGCGCGTGTGTTAACCAGCCAGTCGAGCTGTTCGGCGCTGTGATGGATGGAATGGAATCGCCATAATAATGGGTAGGCGTGCAAGGCGCGGTGGCCCCAATAGGCGCCGAAATCATTCAGAAGCAGCATCAAAGGCAGCTTGAGCCAGAATGGCCAGGCGCCCATGGCCGAATAA
Proteins encoded:
- a CDS encoding sterol desaturase family protein, coding for MTDQFLRHVSGFIVDVERLAVWLVLLVVIFVPLERLFGLHPAKFWRKQIGVDLGWYFINSLFPAALIAVPLSLLIQALHRMDPGGFYSAMGAWPFWLKLPLMLLLNDFGAYWGHRALHAYPLLWRFHSIHHSAEQLDWLVNTRAHPFDIVFMRLAGLAPIYLLGLANTVGPNIDPAVAMVAIISAIWNFFIHANIRVRLGPLEWLISSPGFHHWHHSNDEHRDQNFAFIFPLIDRIFGTAWLPKHWPTAYGIERKVPPTLAGQFMDPFDPGRRQSGDRQDKT